A region from the Candidatus Hydrogenedentota bacterium genome encodes:
- a CDS encoding methyltransferase domain-containing protein, with translation MVLMATDNPIQKFYESNPRMVSSPFGGIEGINTELLNEVLAALDIDFSGKRVLDVGCGRGYIDAVVEAQGGQYVGADFVISRGGFPLVQADAARLPFSDEVFDVLLCVDASEHFPDPAGAAREFFRVLKPGGVFFLSAPNYGNVAGVVKWACEGMGWYEPNTWAPFGRWQPQELEQPLTPGFIREVYGAAGFTAIRALGHGAEVGLGLFPWVDHPRMPEAVQFRLQRLFAHLGPAVAKRLPSASLHLFWRMEKANAD, from the coding sequence GTGGTACTGATGGCGACGGACAACCCGATCCAGAAATTCTACGAAAGCAATCCGCGGATGGTCAGTTCGCCCTTCGGCGGGATTGAAGGAATCAATACCGAGTTGCTGAACGAGGTGCTGGCGGCGCTGGATATCGACTTTTCCGGCAAGCGGGTGCTGGACGTGGGGTGCGGTCGGGGATACATCGACGCCGTGGTAGAGGCCCAAGGCGGTCAGTATGTGGGTGCGGATTTTGTAATCAGCCGGGGGGGATTCCCGCTGGTGCAGGCGGATGCGGCCCGGCTGCCTTTTTCCGACGAGGTTTTTGACGTGTTGCTGTGCGTGGATGCGTCGGAGCATTTCCCCGATCCGGCGGGCGCGGCGCGGGAGTTTTTCCGGGTGTTGAAGCCGGGCGGGGTGTTCTTCCTGAGCGCGCCAAACTATGGCAACGTGGCGGGCGTGGTGAAGTGGGCCTGCGAGGGCATGGGCTGGTATGAGCCCAACACCTGGGCGCCCTTTGGCCGCTGGCAACCCCAGGAACTGGAGCAGCCGCTGACCCCCGGGTTTATCCGCGAAGTCTACGGCGCGGCGGGCTTCACGGCCATCCGCGCGCTGGGCCACGGCGCGGAGGTGGGTCTGGGGCTCTTTCCGTGGGTGGACCACCCGCGCATGCCGGAGGCGGTGCAATTTCGCCTGCAGCGGCTTTTCGCGCATCTGGGGCCGGCGGTGGCCAAACGGCTACCGTCCGCGAGCCTGCATTTGTTCTGGCGCATGGAAAAGGCGAATGCAGACTGA
- a CDS encoding acyltransferase, whose product MNFVRLLQKLRLRYGSPATVIRTLRSMGVRVGEGCRIYATDFGSEPWLIKIGNRVCISNDVTFVNHGLNWPFQEKYESLTGFGPIEIKDNCQIGVRATILPHVTIGPNSIVGAGSVVTKSVPPDVVVAGNPARVICTMAEYEQKCVARHIDIPPDRDGARKVLEARFWGGDEKA is encoded by the coding sequence ATGAACTTTGTCCGCCTCCTGCAGAAACTGAGACTTCGCTACGGCTCGCCGGCTACTGTGATCCGCACCTTGCGGTCCATGGGCGTTCGCGTGGGCGAGGGCTGTCGCATTTACGCGACGGATTTCGGGAGCGAACCGTGGCTCATCAAGATCGGCAACCGGGTCTGTATTTCCAATGATGTCACCTTTGTGAACCACGGTTTGAACTGGCCTTTTCAAGAAAAGTACGAATCCCTCACTGGTTTTGGCCCCATTGAGATCAAGGACAACTGCCAGATTGGGGTTCGGGCGACCATCCTGCCCCATGTGACGATTGGGCCGAACAGCATCGTGGGGGCGGGCAGCGTGGTGACCAAATCGGTACCGCCGGACGTGGTGGTGGCGGGCAATCCGGCGCGGGTGATCTGCACGATGGCGGAATACGAGCAGAAGTGCGTGGCACGCCACATCGACATTCCGCCGGACCGCGATGGGGCGCGCAAGGTGCTGGAGGCCCGATTCTGGGGCGGGGACGAAAAAGCATGA